In Bactrocera oleae isolate idBacOlea1 chromosome 3, idBacOlea1, whole genome shotgun sequence, a genomic segment contains:
- the aop gene encoding ets DNA-binding protein pokkuri, with protein MKMLPVQLSLNPQLGLWSDMLWRCPPAPSSQLAELKTQLPPSLPSDPRLWGREDVTVFLRFCEREFDLPKVDHDLFQMNGKALCLLTRADFGHRCPGAGDVLHNVLQMLIIESHMMQWHLPNSPVTPTSRYPLSPHSHPQTPTWPPIGAPPDSPFHNAHMHHFMAPNSVTLSPPPSVDSQASSPPQSQEQNLAVAAAAAAAAAVASVSGASTSSSSSSSTSSGSSNSGLGVTSSSANGNLLPPAISVTMSSGNGYPAHHATASTGASSNQSDSDEEGSYSELAAANSLSKSSAAAAVVAAHYSASPPTTPILKDMPQSLSQQITNSFVNSWSQNQAAQAISQKYQPNGSSGGSVSAPTTPSYMQPVKREFFPETTEPNTNGRLLWDFLQQLLNDRNQKYSDLIAWKCRDTGVFKIVDPAGLAKLWGIQKNHLSMNYDKMSRALRYYYRVNILRKVQGERHCYQFLRNPTELKNIKNISLLRQSVAGNGGATTAAGGANNANSANNSNSNNNNNSNNNSNTNNGNNSNQPASTNLNSTNWTLPHPQSPQRHPAAHGNNGNGNGSANNSNSLSHNHNHSNGLNNPHMSLPAISQSAAAAAVAAAAAAAYGPPPTSPLFMHAINGAFQYLSNPTGAPPNSPAMPHTPSEKFQFGALKVEHNSGSRSPDHGDEMKPTDLSVSGNSSEKRPYSSPSAEDCYPLIRNADGLTTIKLIRYNNESHESSVAKQAAHEQQQQHHQQAHAERQQQAEQQHQQQQHHTPMDHMDNDGNDEDSVHAAATAESNKYGAVNLMPTDLRK; from the exons ATGAAAATGCTTCCCGTACAGCTGTCGTTGAATCCGCAGCTCGGTCTGTGGAGTGATATGTTGTGGCGTTGCCCGCCGGCGCCCTCCAGCCAATTGGCTGAACTGAAGACACAATTGCCGCCATCGTTGCCATCTGATCCGCGTTTGTGGGGTCGCGAAGATGTCACCGTCTTTTTACGCTTCTGCGAACGTGAATTCGATCTACCGAAAGTGGATCATGATCTCTTCCAAATGAACGGCAAAGCGCTTTGTCTGCTTACACGCGCCGACTTCGGCCACCGTTGTCCGGGCGCTGGTGATGTATTACACAATGTGCTGCAAATGCTCATCATCGAGTCCCACATGATGCAATGGCATTTACCCAACAGTCCGGTCACACCGACCAGTCGTTATCCATTGTCGCCGCATAGCCATCCACAGACGCCCACATGGCCACCAATTGGCGCACCACCAGACAGTCCATTTCACAATGCCCATATGCATCATTTCATGGCGCCCAATTCGGTAACGCTCAGCCCGCCACCGTCGGTGGACTCACAAGCCAGCAGCCCGCCACAAAGCCAGGAACAAAATTTAGCTGTTGCCGCCGCCGCCGCAGCAGCTGCCGCTGTCGCTTCAGTGAGCGGTGCCAGCACGAGCAGCAGCAGTAGTAGCAGCACTAGTAGCGGTAGCAGTAACAGCGGTTTGGGCGTGACCAGCAGCAGCGCCAACGGTAATCTGTTGCCACCGGCCATCTCGGTTACAATGAGTAGCGGTAACGGTTATCCAGCACATCATGCGACCGCCAGCACGGGCGCCAGCAGCAATCAATCCGATTCTGATGAGGAAGGCAGTTACTCAGAGTTAGCAGCGGCCAATAGTTTGTCCAAGAGCAGCGCAGCGGCTGCAGTTGTGGCAGCACATTACAGCGCCAGTCCGCCAACAACGCCCATATTAAAAGATATGCCGCAGAGCTTGTCGCAACAGATTACAAACAGTTTTGTCAATTCGTGGTCACAGAACCAGGCCGCACAGGCTATAAGCCAGAAGTATCAGCCGAATGGCAGCAGTGGCGGTTCAGTTTCGGCGCCGACGACGCCAAGCTATATGCAGCCTGTGAAACGCGAATTCTTCCCGGAAACCACAGAGCCCAATACAA ATGGTCGTTTGCTGTGGGATTTCCTGCAACAATTGCTCAACGATCGCAATCAGAAGTACAGCGATTTGATCGCGTGGAAGTGTCGCGACACTGGTGTCTTCAAGATCGTCGATCCAGCCGGTTTGGCCAAGCTTTGGGGCATACAAAAGAATCATCTATCCATGAACTATGATAAAATGTCGCGCGCGCTACGCTACTACTATCGCGTGAATATATTACGTAAGGTCCAGGGCGAACGCCACTGCTACCAGTTTCTGCGCAATCCAACCGAGCTCAAGAATATCAAAAACATCTCATTGCTCCGACAATCCGTTGCAGGCAATGGCggtgcaacaacagcagctggTGGTGCTAACAATGCCAACAGCGCCAataacagcaatagcaacaacaacaataatagcaacaataatagcaatacAAATAACGGTAACAACAGCAATCAGCCAGCCAGTACAAATTTGAACAGTACAAATTGGACTTTGCCGCATCCACAATCGCCGCAGCGTCACCCAGCCGCGCATGGCAATAACGGTAATGGCAACGGCagcgccaacaacagcaacagcctgAGCCACAACCACAATCACAGCAATGGCCTCAACAATCCGCACATGAGTCTACCAGCGATTTCACAAtccgccgctgctgctgctgtagcCGCTGCGGCTGCGGCCGCCTACGGTCCACCACCCACATCGCCGCTCTTCATGCACGCCATCAACGGTGCCTTCCAATACTTATCCAATCCGACGGGCGCACCGCCCAACTCGCCCGCAATGCCACACACCCCAAGTGAAAAATTCCAATTCGGCGCCTTAAAAGTGGAACACAACAGTGGTTCACGTTCGCCCGATCACGGTGACGAGATGAAACCCACAGATCTAAGTGTCTCGGGCAACAGCAGCGAAAAGCGGCCTTACTCAAGTCCCTCGGCGGAGGATTGCTATCC ACTCATACGCAACGCTGACGGTCTGACCACAATCAAATTGATACGCTACAATAATGAGAGCCACGAATCAAGTGTCGCCAAACAAGCCGCGcacgagcaacaacaacaacaccaccagCAAGCGCATGCCGAACGGCAACAACAAGCGGAACagcaacaccagcaacaacaacaccatacACCCATGGATCATATGGACAATGATGGCAATGATGAGGACAGCGTCCATGCTGCTGCCACAGCAGAGAGCAATAAATATGGCGCCGTCAATCTAATGCCAACCGATCTGCGGAAGTAA
- the AIF gene encoding putative apoptosis-inducing factor 1, mitochondrial isoform X3: MSIYSLRGLNVRFCRQAYILAHVRAGVVPMPGRTKLRLSLSITPLRSSHNNLYQMSGGSKGGVKNAELLQAKDCNISKRKKVTCDKKPCDGEGADDSGGKKGASGGGSIMGDDEATRKTRMLLALLAALGLGGLLLWLLTRRKHKVADSTECGTTAAIPPTVPATSAELPKHVPYLLIGGGTAGFSAFRAIKSNDPRAKVLMITNELRKPYMRPPLSKELWYSAEKGEVTKDYRFKQWTGTERSLFFEPEEFFVEPTKLMETVNGGIAVAQGFTVKKIDAAKHIVTLADGYEITYDECLIATGCAPKNLDIFAQATPGVKEKVMMYRNPDDFERLKRYADEKKSITVVGNGFTGSELACSLANYAKDKKVKIYQIFPESGNMSKVLPTYLSKWTTAKVESMGVCVMPETSIKNAQRDEAALKLVLNNGKSLLTDVVVVCVGCEPNTSIALTSGLEVDRSLGGFVVNAELEARRNLFVAGDASCFYDPLLGRRRVEHHDHSVVSGRLAGENMVGKKKAYNHQSMFWSDLGPEVGYEGIGLVDASLPTVGVFTLPTPSPERRTDNLTETAVMEGGGSGSTVTVNPETPDVKCDPKDADEYGRGVIFYMKNDKIVGILLWNLFNRIGLARTIINQNKKYDDLNEVAKLFEIHA, encoded by the exons ATGAGTATATATAGCCTCAGAGGCTTAAATGTGCGTTTCTGCCGGCAGGCCTACATATTGGCACATGTGCGAGCAGGAGTTGTTCCGATGCCGGGCCGCACCAAATTGAGGTTAAGTTTAT CCATAACGCCGTTACGCAGTAGTCACAACAACTTATATCAAATG AGTGGCGGCTCGAAAGGTGGCGTTAAGAATGCTGAATTACTGCAAGCTAAAGACTGCAATATTAGTAAAAGAAAAAAGGTAACTTGTGATAAAAAGCCATGTGACGGTGAAGGTGCAGATGATTCGGGTGGTAAAAAGGGTGCGTCAGGTGGCGGTTCGATTATGGGAGATGATGAGGCAACCAGAAAAACTAGAATGCTACTAGCTTTGTTGGCGGCGCTTGGTCTAGGTGGTTtg ctgtTATGGTTATTAACACGGCGAAAACATAAGGTCGCCGACAGCACAGAATGCGGTACAACTGCAGCAATACCACCTACAGTACCAGCGACCTCTGCTGAATTGCCAAAACACGTACCATATTTGCTGATCGGAGGTGGTACAGCAGGTTTTTCAGCATTCCGTGCAATCAAATCGAATGATCCGCGTGCGAAG GTACTTATGATAACGAACGAATTGCGAAAACCTTACATGCGTCCGCCACTTTCTAAAGAACTTTGGTATTCGGCGGAGAAGGGTGAAGTTACAAAAGATTATCGTTTCAAACAGTGGACTGGCACGGAAAGAag TTTATTCTTTGAGCCTGAAGAGTTCTTTGTCGAACCTACGAAACTAATGGAAACTGTGAATGGCGGCATTGCCGTTGCACAAGGCTTCACTGTCAAAAAGATTGATGCAGCCAAACATATTGTAACACTAGCTGATGGTTATGAAATCACTTATGACGAATGTTTGATAGCGACAG GTTGTGCGCCGAAAAATCTCGATATCTTTGCTCAAGCAACACCCGGTGTGAAGGAGAAGGTTATGATGTATCGCAATCCAGATGATTTTGAACGTTTGAAACGTTATGCCGATGAAAAGAAATCAATTACAGTTGTGGGGAATGGCTTTACTGGCAGCGAGTTGGCCTGCTCACTGGCGAACTATGCCAAAGAtaagaaagtgaaaatatatcaaatatttccaGAATCTGGAAATATGTCAAAAGTGCTACCGACCTACTTAAGCAAATGGACTACTGCCAAAGTGGAATCAATGGGTGTGTGTGTCATGCCGGAGACCTCGATTAAAAATGCGCAACGCGATGAAGCAGCGCTCAAACTGGTGCTTAATAATGGAAAGAGTCTTTTAACTGATGTG GTTGTTGTGTGCGTTGGCTGTGAACCGAATACAAGTATAGCGTTAACCTCAGGCTTGGAGGTTGATAGGAGTCTGGGCGGTTTTGTAGTTAATGCCGAACTAGAAGCTAGACGAAATTTGTTTGTG GCGGGAGATGCATCCTGTTTCTACGATCCGTTGCTTGGCCGGCGACGTGTGGAGCACCATGATCATTCGGTGGTGTCGGGTAGATTAGCGGGTGAAAATATGGTTGGCAAAA AGAAAGCCTATAATCATCAAAGTATGTTTTGGTCCGACTTGGGTCCAGAGGTCGGTTATGAGGGTATCGGCCTTGTTGATGCTTCCCTACCCACAGTTGGTGTCTTCACATTGCCAACACCAAGTCCAGAACGTCGTACCGATAACTTAACCGAAACAGCTGTTATGGAGGGTGGCGGCAGTGGCAGTACAGTAACTGTGAATCCGGAAACACCGGACGTTAAGTGTGATCCAAAAGATGCTGACGAATATGGCCGTGGTGTTATATTCTATatgaaaaatgataaaatagtCGGCATTCTATTATGGAATCTATTTAATCGTATTGGTTTGGCGCGAACaattataaatcaaaataagaaatatgaCGATTTAAATGaagtggcgaaacttttcgaaattCACGCGTAG
- the AIF gene encoding putative apoptosis-inducing factor 1, mitochondrial isoform X1: protein MSIYSLRGLNVRFCRQAYILAHVRAGVVPMPGRTKLRLSLCECSNQQPNSSRGYAINNTGATIDELTRLKPYLLAAITPLRSSHNNLYQMVKKRTLEARTKLQRNKFPNNQACEEEQKKNSTNVCNDQSGSTVCASPSPGSSATRPSTTTYHSSSSSSSTSPHCKPQFEKLAKDPCPPKPELQNKMSGGSKGGVKNAELLQAKDCNISKRKKVTCDKKPCDGEGADDSGGKKGASGGGSIMGDDEATRKTRMLLALLAALGLGGLLLWLLTRRKHKVADSTECGTTAAIPPTVPATSAELPKHVPYLLIGGGTAGFSAFRAIKSNDPRAKVLMITNELRKPYMRPPLSKELWYSAEKGEVTKDYRFKQWTGTERSLFFEPEEFFVEPTKLMETVNGGIAVAQGFTVKKIDAAKHIVTLADGYEITYDECLIATGCAPKNLDIFAQATPGVKEKVMMYRNPDDFERLKRYADEKKSITVVGNGFTGSELACSLANYAKDKKVKIYQIFPESGNMSKVLPTYLSKWTTAKVESMGVCVMPETSIKNAQRDEAALKLVLNNGKSLLTDVVVVCVGCEPNTSIALTSGLEVDRSLGGFVVNAELEARRNLFVAGDASCFYDPLLGRRRVEHHDHSVVSGRLAGENMVGKKKAYNHQSMFWSDLGPEVGYEGIGLVDASLPTVGVFTLPTPSPERRTDNLTETAVMEGGGSGSTVTVNPETPDVKCDPKDADEYGRGVIFYMKNDKIVGILLWNLFNRIGLARTIINQNKKYDDLNEVAKLFEIHA, encoded by the exons ATGAGTATATATAGCCTCAGAGGCTTAAATGTGCGTTTCTGCCGGCAGGCCTACATATTGGCACATGTGCGAGCAGGAGTTGTTCCGATGCCGGGCCGCACCAAATTGAGGTTAAGTTTATGTGAGTGCAGTAATCAGCAGCCAAATAGTAGTCGAGGATATGCAATAAACAATACAGGCGCCACAATTGATGAACTAACAAGACTAAAGCCATATCTTCTTGCAGCCATAACGCCGTTACGCAGTAGTCACAACAACTTATATCAAATGGTAAAAAAGCGTACACTTGAAGCACGTACCAAATTGCAGCGTAACAAATTTCCCAATAATCAAGCATGTGaagaagagcaaaaaaaaaatagtacaaATGTTTGCAATGACCAAAGTGGCAGTACTGTCTGTGCATCACCATCTCCTGGTTCTTCCGCAACTCGACCATCAACTACCACATACCACTCTtcatcctcatcctcatccACATCACCCCATTGCAAACCACAATTTGAAAAACTTGCTAAAGATCCTTGTCCGCCTAAGCCAGAATTGCAGAATAAAATG AGTGGCGGCTCGAAAGGTGGCGTTAAGAATGCTGAATTACTGCAAGCTAAAGACTGCAATATTAGTAAAAGAAAAAAGGTAACTTGTGATAAAAAGCCATGTGACGGTGAAGGTGCAGATGATTCGGGTGGTAAAAAGGGTGCGTCAGGTGGCGGTTCGATTATGGGAGATGATGAGGCAACCAGAAAAACTAGAATGCTACTAGCTTTGTTGGCGGCGCTTGGTCTAGGTGGTTtg ctgtTATGGTTATTAACACGGCGAAAACATAAGGTCGCCGACAGCACAGAATGCGGTACAACTGCAGCAATACCACCTACAGTACCAGCGACCTCTGCTGAATTGCCAAAACACGTACCATATTTGCTGATCGGAGGTGGTACAGCAGGTTTTTCAGCATTCCGTGCAATCAAATCGAATGATCCGCGTGCGAAG GTACTTATGATAACGAACGAATTGCGAAAACCTTACATGCGTCCGCCACTTTCTAAAGAACTTTGGTATTCGGCGGAGAAGGGTGAAGTTACAAAAGATTATCGTTTCAAACAGTGGACTGGCACGGAAAGAag TTTATTCTTTGAGCCTGAAGAGTTCTTTGTCGAACCTACGAAACTAATGGAAACTGTGAATGGCGGCATTGCCGTTGCACAAGGCTTCACTGTCAAAAAGATTGATGCAGCCAAACATATTGTAACACTAGCTGATGGTTATGAAATCACTTATGACGAATGTTTGATAGCGACAG GTTGTGCGCCGAAAAATCTCGATATCTTTGCTCAAGCAACACCCGGTGTGAAGGAGAAGGTTATGATGTATCGCAATCCAGATGATTTTGAACGTTTGAAACGTTATGCCGATGAAAAGAAATCAATTACAGTTGTGGGGAATGGCTTTACTGGCAGCGAGTTGGCCTGCTCACTGGCGAACTATGCCAAAGAtaagaaagtgaaaatatatcaaatatttccaGAATCTGGAAATATGTCAAAAGTGCTACCGACCTACTTAAGCAAATGGACTACTGCCAAAGTGGAATCAATGGGTGTGTGTGTCATGCCGGAGACCTCGATTAAAAATGCGCAACGCGATGAAGCAGCGCTCAAACTGGTGCTTAATAATGGAAAGAGTCTTTTAACTGATGTG GTTGTTGTGTGCGTTGGCTGTGAACCGAATACAAGTATAGCGTTAACCTCAGGCTTGGAGGTTGATAGGAGTCTGGGCGGTTTTGTAGTTAATGCCGAACTAGAAGCTAGACGAAATTTGTTTGTG GCGGGAGATGCATCCTGTTTCTACGATCCGTTGCTTGGCCGGCGACGTGTGGAGCACCATGATCATTCGGTGGTGTCGGGTAGATTAGCGGGTGAAAATATGGTTGGCAAAA AGAAAGCCTATAATCATCAAAGTATGTTTTGGTCCGACTTGGGTCCAGAGGTCGGTTATGAGGGTATCGGCCTTGTTGATGCTTCCCTACCCACAGTTGGTGTCTTCACATTGCCAACACCAAGTCCAGAACGTCGTACCGATAACTTAACCGAAACAGCTGTTATGGAGGGTGGCGGCAGTGGCAGTACAGTAACTGTGAATCCGGAAACACCGGACGTTAAGTGTGATCCAAAAGATGCTGACGAATATGGCCGTGGTGTTATATTCTATatgaaaaatgataaaatagtCGGCATTCTATTATGGAATCTATTTAATCGTATTGGTTTGGCGCGAACaattataaatcaaaataagaaatatgaCGATTTAAATGaagtggcgaaacttttcgaaattCACGCGTAG
- the AIF gene encoding putative apoptosis-inducing factor 1, mitochondrial isoform X2 has protein sequence MSIYSLRGLNVRFCRQAYILAHVRAGVVPMPGRTKLRLSLCECSNQQPNSSRGYAINNTGATIDELTRLKPYLLAAITPLRSSHNNLYQMSGGSKGGVKNAELLQAKDCNISKRKKVTCDKKPCDGEGADDSGGKKGASGGGSIMGDDEATRKTRMLLALLAALGLGGLLLWLLTRRKHKVADSTECGTTAAIPPTVPATSAELPKHVPYLLIGGGTAGFSAFRAIKSNDPRAKVLMITNELRKPYMRPPLSKELWYSAEKGEVTKDYRFKQWTGTERSLFFEPEEFFVEPTKLMETVNGGIAVAQGFTVKKIDAAKHIVTLADGYEITYDECLIATGCAPKNLDIFAQATPGVKEKVMMYRNPDDFERLKRYADEKKSITVVGNGFTGSELACSLANYAKDKKVKIYQIFPESGNMSKVLPTYLSKWTTAKVESMGVCVMPETSIKNAQRDEAALKLVLNNGKSLLTDVVVVCVGCEPNTSIALTSGLEVDRSLGGFVVNAELEARRNLFVAGDASCFYDPLLGRRRVEHHDHSVVSGRLAGENMVGKKKAYNHQSMFWSDLGPEVGYEGIGLVDASLPTVGVFTLPTPSPERRTDNLTETAVMEGGGSGSTVTVNPETPDVKCDPKDADEYGRGVIFYMKNDKIVGILLWNLFNRIGLARTIINQNKKYDDLNEVAKLFEIHA, from the exons ATGAGTATATATAGCCTCAGAGGCTTAAATGTGCGTTTCTGCCGGCAGGCCTACATATTGGCACATGTGCGAGCAGGAGTTGTTCCGATGCCGGGCCGCACCAAATTGAGGTTAAGTTTATGTGAGTGCAGTAATCAGCAGCCAAATAGTAGTCGAGGATATGCAATAAACAATACAGGCGCCACAATTGATGAACTAACAAGACTAAAGCCATATCTTCTTGCAGCCATAACGCCGTTACGCAGTAGTCACAACAACTTATATCAAATG AGTGGCGGCTCGAAAGGTGGCGTTAAGAATGCTGAATTACTGCAAGCTAAAGACTGCAATATTAGTAAAAGAAAAAAGGTAACTTGTGATAAAAAGCCATGTGACGGTGAAGGTGCAGATGATTCGGGTGGTAAAAAGGGTGCGTCAGGTGGCGGTTCGATTATGGGAGATGATGAGGCAACCAGAAAAACTAGAATGCTACTAGCTTTGTTGGCGGCGCTTGGTCTAGGTGGTTtg ctgtTATGGTTATTAACACGGCGAAAACATAAGGTCGCCGACAGCACAGAATGCGGTACAACTGCAGCAATACCACCTACAGTACCAGCGACCTCTGCTGAATTGCCAAAACACGTACCATATTTGCTGATCGGAGGTGGTACAGCAGGTTTTTCAGCATTCCGTGCAATCAAATCGAATGATCCGCGTGCGAAG GTACTTATGATAACGAACGAATTGCGAAAACCTTACATGCGTCCGCCACTTTCTAAAGAACTTTGGTATTCGGCGGAGAAGGGTGAAGTTACAAAAGATTATCGTTTCAAACAGTGGACTGGCACGGAAAGAag TTTATTCTTTGAGCCTGAAGAGTTCTTTGTCGAACCTACGAAACTAATGGAAACTGTGAATGGCGGCATTGCCGTTGCACAAGGCTTCACTGTCAAAAAGATTGATGCAGCCAAACATATTGTAACACTAGCTGATGGTTATGAAATCACTTATGACGAATGTTTGATAGCGACAG GTTGTGCGCCGAAAAATCTCGATATCTTTGCTCAAGCAACACCCGGTGTGAAGGAGAAGGTTATGATGTATCGCAATCCAGATGATTTTGAACGTTTGAAACGTTATGCCGATGAAAAGAAATCAATTACAGTTGTGGGGAATGGCTTTACTGGCAGCGAGTTGGCCTGCTCACTGGCGAACTATGCCAAAGAtaagaaagtgaaaatatatcaaatatttccaGAATCTGGAAATATGTCAAAAGTGCTACCGACCTACTTAAGCAAATGGACTACTGCCAAAGTGGAATCAATGGGTGTGTGTGTCATGCCGGAGACCTCGATTAAAAATGCGCAACGCGATGAAGCAGCGCTCAAACTGGTGCTTAATAATGGAAAGAGTCTTTTAACTGATGTG GTTGTTGTGTGCGTTGGCTGTGAACCGAATACAAGTATAGCGTTAACCTCAGGCTTGGAGGTTGATAGGAGTCTGGGCGGTTTTGTAGTTAATGCCGAACTAGAAGCTAGACGAAATTTGTTTGTG GCGGGAGATGCATCCTGTTTCTACGATCCGTTGCTTGGCCGGCGACGTGTGGAGCACCATGATCATTCGGTGGTGTCGGGTAGATTAGCGGGTGAAAATATGGTTGGCAAAA AGAAAGCCTATAATCATCAAAGTATGTTTTGGTCCGACTTGGGTCCAGAGGTCGGTTATGAGGGTATCGGCCTTGTTGATGCTTCCCTACCCACAGTTGGTGTCTTCACATTGCCAACACCAAGTCCAGAACGTCGTACCGATAACTTAACCGAAACAGCTGTTATGGAGGGTGGCGGCAGTGGCAGTACAGTAACTGTGAATCCGGAAACACCGGACGTTAAGTGTGATCCAAAAGATGCTGACGAATATGGCCGTGGTGTTATATTCTATatgaaaaatgataaaatagtCGGCATTCTATTATGGAATCTATTTAATCGTATTGGTTTGGCGCGAACaattataaatcaaaataagaaatatgaCGATTTAAATGaagtggcgaaacttttcgaaattCACGCGTAG